The genomic segment ACGATTACAGGAAAGCAGCCCACATGCTCGCATCATCAAATCCGCGTTTCCTTACAATCCTTGAAGGCGGCTACTACATCCCCGACCTCGGCATCAATGTCCACGCATACCTGCAGGGCCTGCTGGAAGCTTGTTCATAGTCTCTGTCATAGCGTTTATCCTCGGCATTTATATAGAAGCTCTCTATGCCTTTTCCCTAAAACCGATCGTTATCCTTTTGCCGGTCTTTATATTCTTGGCCGGCATCCTGTTAAAGAAAAAATACCACGCAGCCCTTCTGTTTATCGTTATCTCTTTTATGCTTATCGGCGCGTTGAGGATCGGGATGGTCAGCATGTATCATCAACCCGTCGATATCGGCGACGATCAGGCGATATATGAAGGATTAGTCGTTGAGGCATCGCCCGGTATCAAGATCGTCAGGATCTTACAACCCACCGCGCCGGCGCGGATAATGGCAGTCTACAGGACAACGGAAAATATCGGCATCAACGACAGGGTGAGGGTTTGGGGACGCCTGAAAGAGCTCACCCTTACATACAACAATCCTCACGTCACATCGTGGAAATGGTTAAAAAGGCTCGAGGGCACATCTTACGAAATACGGGGAATCACTGCTTCCGTGACAAAAGGAAATAATTATATCGAAGCCTGGAGAAACAGGCTCAGAGAGAAGATAGACAATTCACGTTCAAAGTATACGGGTATCATCAAGGCGCTGACCATCGGAGACACAACCGGTGCTGACGAAGATACAAAAACCCTGTTTCTCAGAACCGGCACATCTCATATACTTGCGATATCCGGCGCACATATAGGTATCGTTACGGCCTTTTTCTTTTTTCTCGCGAGGATATTCTTCAGAATATCACCTGTTCTTAGATACAGAGGCGATGACACGAGATTCGCCGCTCTGCTCTCCATCCCCTTCGCATTCATATTCATGGTCACAGCAGGTTCGAGCATACCGACAATACGGGCTGTAATTATGATAACGGTCTATATGCTGTCCCTTTACTTTGAACGCGGCAGGAGCATTCTTAACACCATAGCCCTCAGCGCCCTCATCATACTGCTTATCTACCCGCATTCCATCTTCATGCCCACGTTCCAACTCACCTTTGCGAGTGTGCTCTTCATTATACTCTTCACCGCAAAACTCTACCCAAAGATCACATTGGAAAACAGGATGATAAAATGGTTTCTCTCCTCAATACTGATTACCATCTCTGCGATGCTCGGGACACTCCCTGTCGTGATCTACCATTTTTACGGGATCAACCCGCTTTCGTTTATCCATAACCTGATCTCGGTCCCCCTGATGTGCGTGCTGGCATTGCCGCTCAGCCTTGCCGGCATCCTGCTGCCATTCGGCGAATACCTTTTACGGCTTTCGGGCGAGATACTCAGTTTCAATATATGGATCCTGCAGCACCTCGATTTCGGCTACATCTATCCGATAGTCCGCCCCAACCTTTTTGAAACAGTCCTTTATTTCACACTCATCCTTTCTCTCCTGTTTATCAAAAGAAGATACGTAAAGATTATGCTGATCGGTCTTCTCCTGCCGCTCACGGCAATATACTCCATGTTCGTATATGACCAGCGGTTCCGGAACAGGCATCTCTGTTTCAATGTTATTGATGTCGGACTGGGGGAAAGCATCCTCATTGAGGCGCCGGAAGGCGTGAGGATACTCGTGGACGGGGGCGGCTCCTACAAAGGCGAATATGATACAGGCAGATCGATCCTTACGCCTATCCTCCTTGCCAGAAAGATCAGGACCATTGACTACGTCATCAACACCCACCCGCACGGGGACCATGTCGGCGGTCTCTTCTATATCATAAAGAATTTTAACGTACGGTACTTCGTCACCGGCAAGTATTTTATTAATGAAGAAAGGTTCCTCGACATCATGAACGTTGCAAGGACAAAGGGCATACCTGTCGAGCGATGGGAGGCGGGCGATCATTTCACATTTAACGGTATTCATGTCGATGTCCTCAACCCCGACCGCGCAACTACCATTGAAAATCCCAATAACGCGTCCCTCGTCCTGGGGATCCTTTACGGAAAAACAAGTTTTCTTCTCACCGGCGACATCGAATCAGAGGTGGAACACAAACTGATGCTGTCAGGCCTCATTTCAAAAACCGACGTTCTTAAGGTGCCGCACCACGGCAGCAAATATTCCAGCAGCGACTACTTTCTCCACGCCGTCAAGCCGAATCTGGCGCTGTTGAGCGTGGGGAGCGGCATCAAAGGGCTGCGCGGAGAGGAGGCCCTGGAACGGTACAAAAGATTGTCGATCCCCCTGTTGCGGACCGACGTGAACGGACTCATCAGGGTATGCTCCGACGGGGAGAATATCTACTGCAATACAACTCTGAAGTCAAACAGCCGTTATTGATATAGAAAATCCGTATATCGTATTTCGTATATCGTATATCGAAAGTATAAAAATCCTTCAGCGAAAAAATTCCAATGATCTCTTTTGCAGTTCACTATATACAATATACTATATACTATCGACTGCTCCAATCATATGCTCATAAAGGACGCCGTATCGCACCCCCTTTGCGCTGACGACGCATTCGTCGACACGATAGAAGGACATCATCTCCCGCAGAAGAACGGTCCCCTGCACAATGATGTCCTCCCTTCCCTTCTCCATGCCCTTTACCGCTCTCCTCTCTGCGACGTTCATCTTTTGCAGCGTATCGACGGCGCTGCATATTGCCTCGTACCGTATGCAAAAACCATGGACCCTGTCTTTATCAAAATATTCACATTCACTGATAATGCTCGCAAGCGTCGTAACCGTTCCACCGGTCCCGA from the Syntrophorhabdaceae bacterium genome contains:
- a CDS encoding DNA internalization-related competence protein ComEC/Rec2; this encodes MFIVSVIAFILGIYIEALYAFSLKPIVILLPVFIFLAGILLKKKYHAALLFIVISFMLIGALRIGMVSMYHQPVDIGDDQAIYEGLVVEASPGIKIVRILQPTAPARIMAVYRTTENIGINDRVRVWGRLKELTLTYNNPHVTSWKWLKRLEGTSYEIRGITASVTKGNNYIEAWRNRLREKIDNSRSKYTGIIKALTIGDTTGADEDTKTLFLRTGTSHILAISGAHIGIVTAFFFFLARIFFRISPVLRYRGDDTRFAALLSIPFAFIFMVTAGSSIPTIRAVIMITVYMLSLYFERGRSILNTIALSALIILLIYPHSIFMPTFQLTFASVLFIILFTAKLYPKITLENRMIKWFLSSILITISAMLGTLPVVIYHFYGINPLSFIHNLISVPLMCVLALPLSLAGILLPFGEYLLRLSGEILSFNIWILQHLDFGYIYPIVRPNLFETVLYFTLILSLLFIKRRYVKIMLIGLLLPLTAIYSMFVYDQRFRNRHLCFNVIDVGLGESILIEAPEGVRILVDGGGSYKGEYDTGRSILTPILLARKIRTIDYVINTHPHGDHVGGLFYIIKNFNVRYFVTGKYFINEERFLDIMNVARTKGIPVERWEAGDHFTFNGIHVDVLNPDRATTIENPNNASLVLGILYGKTSFLLTGDIESEVEHKLMLSGLISKTDVLKVPHHGSKYSSSDYFLHAVKPNLALLSVGSGIKGLRGEEALERYKRLSIPLLRTDVNGLIRVCSDGENIYCNTTLKSNSRY